From Parasphaerochaeta coccoides DSM 17374, a single genomic window includes:
- the pheS gene encoding phenylalanine--tRNA ligase subunit alpha yields the protein MDIDVKNLHPLEVKLLRHVGMGEDITVDRLVSELGYLTGQCNQAFSWLSAKGFLAETSRTARTLYEITEQGQEQRLHGTPAHRIFTFLQEKGSATLPALADSLGLEKSDVGSAFGMLSKNKAARMNESNEAELVTDAQLPDELAVTASLLERASTTGILEETTLTPAEKNAMVKIAKKRGAAQSPFRIVEREDVVYRLTAEGEKAKHALEEAHITGEELGNLTPAMLSSGSWKTGTFRPYSLNAPVARLIPGRSNPYSAYLRWVKDKLSSLGFEEFDGSLVENEFWNGDALFMPQFHSARDIHDVYYIKDPSHAREIEQPWLENVARVHENGGNTGSRGWGYTFDHEFTRRQVMRSQGTVLSARQLPHAKVPGKYFGIVRCFRYDQVDATHGADFYQTEGIVLGKDVNLRTLLGILKMFAEEIAGAEEVKYVPGYFPFTEPSIEVHIKHPVLGWFELGGSGIFRPEVTRSLGIDVPVLAWGLGIDRMALMHLGLNDLRELFTPDIESVRTRRGN from the coding sequence ATGGATATTGATGTAAAGAACCTGCATCCGCTTGAGGTCAAGCTGTTGCGGCATGTCGGCATGGGTGAGGATATCACTGTCGATAGGCTTGTCTCCGAGCTGGGATATCTGACCGGACAGTGCAACCAGGCTTTCAGCTGGTTAAGCGCAAAAGGGTTTCTGGCGGAAACGAGCCGCACGGCACGTACTTTGTATGAAATCACAGAGCAGGGACAGGAACAGCGCCTGCACGGAACTCCTGCGCATCGTATCTTTACATTTTTGCAAGAAAAGGGTTCTGCCACGCTTCCCGCGCTGGCTGACAGCCTTGGGTTGGAGAAGTCTGATGTCGGCTCGGCCTTTGGCATGCTCTCCAAGAACAAAGCTGCCCGGATGAATGAAAGCAACGAGGCTGAACTGGTCACTGATGCACAGCTTCCCGATGAACTTGCCGTGACGGCCTCCCTTTTGGAAAGAGCCTCGACCACTGGCATCCTTGAAGAAACCACGCTGACTCCTGCTGAAAAGAACGCCATGGTGAAGATAGCCAAAAAAAGAGGAGCTGCTCAGTCTCCCTTCCGCATCGTGGAACGGGAGGATGTCGTATACCGTCTCACTGCCGAGGGAGAGAAAGCAAAGCATGCGCTGGAGGAGGCTCATATCACGGGAGAGGAACTTGGCAACCTGACCCCTGCCATGTTGAGTTCCGGCTCTTGGAAAACTGGTACTTTCCGTCCGTACAGCCTTAATGCTCCGGTCGCTCGGCTGATACCAGGCCGTTCCAATCCTTACAGTGCCTACCTGCGCTGGGTCAAGGACAAGTTGTCATCCCTCGGATTCGAGGAGTTCGATGGTTCGCTGGTGGAGAATGAGTTCTGGAATGGTGATGCGCTGTTCATGCCTCAGTTCCACAGTGCCCGTGACATCCATGATGTCTATTATATCAAGGATCCCTCCCACGCCAGGGAAATCGAACAGCCCTGGCTGGAGAATGTCGCCCGTGTCCATGAGAATGGCGGAAACACTGGCAGCCGGGGATGGGGCTATACCTTCGACCATGAGTTCACCCGCCGCCAAGTCATGAGAAGTCAGGGGACGGTACTATCCGCCCGTCAGCTTCCTCATGCCAAGGTTCCCGGCAAATATTTCGGTATCGTGCGGTGCTTCCGCTATGACCAGGTCGATGCGACCCATGGAGCGGACTTCTACCAGACAGAGGGCATTGTCCTGGGCAAGGATGTGAACCTGCGTACTCTCCTGGGCATCCTGAAGATGTTCGCCGAGGAGATTGCCGGTGCTGAGGAAGTAAAGTATGTACCGGGGTATTTCCCGTTCACAGAACCGTCCATAGAGGTGCATATCAAGCATCCTGTCCTGGGATGGTTTGAGCTGGGAGGCAGTGGAATCTTCCGTCCTGAAGTGACGCGCTCCCTGGGCATTGATGTGCCGGTGCTTGCCTGGGGGCTGGGTATTGACCGCATGGCCTTGATGCACTTGGGGTTGAATGACCTCCGCGAGCTGTTCACACCGGACATTGAGAGCGTCCGCACAAGGAGAGGGAACTGA
- a CDS encoding flavodoxin family protein: MEGKDILILSFSHSGNNDALAHRVAEELGARHERILPRRKSMPALMLDLLLGRVPRVTPLPEIAEEYGFLILCSPVWMGKPLSPLRVYLEYLKKHPLPYCFLSINGMGEGNAKVEADLTAWAGKPPVLCINAAIKDFMVPDITPDTKKMMDYRLTEDDVASLTGKVLDLLHTVV, translated from the coding sequence ATGGAAGGCAAGGATATTCTGATCCTGTCATTTTCCCATTCGGGGAACAATGATGCCCTGGCTCACCGCGTAGCGGAGGAATTGGGTGCGCGTCATGAACGAATACTTCCCCGGCGCAAGTCCATGCCAGCTCTGATGCTCGATCTCCTGCTGGGACGCGTTCCCCGTGTGACGCCTCTCCCTGAAATAGCGGAAGAGTACGGTTTCCTGATTCTCTGCTCTCCTGTCTGGATGGGCAAACCACTATCTCCCCTCCGTGTTTATCTGGAGTATTTGAAGAAACATCCTCTGCCGTACTGTTTCCTTTCTATAAACGGGATGGGAGAGGGAAATGCCAAGGTTGAAGCCGATTTGACCGCCTGGGCAGGTAAACCTCCGGTTCTGTGCATCAATGCGGCAATCAAGGATTTCATGGTTCCGGATATCACGCCCGACACGAAGAAAATGATGGATTATCGTCTGACGGAGGATGATGTCGCATCCTTGACCGGAAAAGTCCTCGATTTGCTCCATACCGTGGTGTGA
- a CDS encoding Gfo/Idh/MocA family protein gives MRFAILGAGGIARKMAATVIRMEGVEAYAVASRDGAKAEGFAREFGFARSYGSYEKMLDDPKVDLVYIATPHSHHHDHAIMAMKKGKAVLCEKAFSINADQAREMVCVAKENSVLLAEAIWTRYMPSCSIINGLVSSGVIGTVTSLTANLGYPVGHVERLRELALAGGSLLDLGVYPLNFALMVFGRDIVDISSSCVKTTAGVDARGNMTLTYADGRMADLHFNMDAATDRRGMIFGSKGYIEVRNINNPEVIRVFDKNHVCMASHEVPPQISGYEYEVIACRNALEKGQVECPEMPHEEIIFVMEIMDKVREKWGITFPQEA, from the coding sequence ATGAGATTCGCTATTTTGGGCGCAGGAGGCATTGCCCGCAAGATGGCTGCCACTGTCATCAGGATGGAAGGGGTGGAAGCATATGCCGTCGCTTCCCGTGATGGCGCAAAAGCGGAAGGCTTTGCCCGTGAGTTCGGCTTTGCCCGTTCATACGGTTCCTATGAAAAAATGCTCGATGATCCGAAGGTTGATCTTGTCTACATCGCCACCCCGCATTCCCATCATCACGACCATGCCATCATGGCCATGAAGAAGGGCAAGGCTGTTCTTTGTGAGAAGGCTTTTTCCATTAATGCGGATCAGGCACGTGAAATGGTCTGTGTAGCAAAGGAAAATTCCGTGCTGCTCGCGGAGGCAATCTGGACACGGTACATGCCGTCCTGTTCTATCATCAACGGACTGGTGTCCAGCGGGGTCATCGGGACTGTCACATCCCTGACCGCCAATCTCGGCTATCCGGTAGGGCATGTGGAAAGGTTGCGGGAACTGGCTTTGGCTGGCGGCTCTCTTTTGGATTTGGGTGTCTATCCCCTCAACTTTGCCCTGATGGTCTTTGGTCGCGACATAGTGGACATATCTTCATCCTGTGTGAAAACCACAGCAGGGGTGGATGCACGGGGGAACATGACCCTGACGTATGCGGACGGCAGGATGGCCGACTTGCATTTCAACATGGATGCCGCTACTGACAGGCGGGGCATGATTTTTGGTTCCAAAGGTTATATAGAAGTGCGGAACATCAACAATCCCGAAGTGATTCGTGTGTTCGACAAGAACCATGTCTGTATGGCGTCCCATGAGGTTCCTCCGCAGATTAGCGGATACGAGTATGAGGTCATTGCATGCCGGAATGCGTTGGAAAAAGGACAGGTGGAATGTCCTGAGATGCCCCATGAGGAAATAATTTTTGTCATGGAAATCATGGACAAGGTGCGCGAGAAATGGGGAATCACGTTCCCTCAGGAGGCATAG
- a CDS encoding alpha-ketoacid dehydrogenase subunit alpha/beta, which translates to MKDNTFMIQQGTHALTVMVRSRLFEEKLDNLFAEGHLHGTTHLSSGQEAVQVGVALALSDGDWIVPTHRCHGHTIARGASPYAMFSEMFGSVHGLSKGLGGSMHMTDLAHGNPGGSAVVGSGVALATGAALAMKRLGQKNVTVAFFGDGASSRGVIHETMNLASLWKLPVIFLCENNQYGMSAPVASAVSAPSIASRGAAYGIPSCTIDGNDVSDVFHAVRDAASRARSGEGPVLIEAVTYRIAGHSRNDRRRYRSREEEALWAEQDPILRLRDELIALERFDMDEWTVLMDRERKMVDDAAEKAEADAHDVLPVEEAQAMVFAPPSGKKWPDIELSHVTTYREALREALSRCMKACPEMFLMGEDIGLYGGCFKVTNGLWDSHDHDRILETPVSEEGFTGVAAGAAMFGLRPVVEIMYGDFMTLASDPVINHAAKSYFMSGGQLPCPLVIRTPVGSGSGHGAQHTQSLEAMFVNIPGLKVVAPATVKDACVLLSSSIADNGPVVFLEHRMLYDMEGEVSQGRMVEPLGKAAVRRPGSDITLVSYSRAVHTCLEAATRLADEGIEAEVIDLRTLVPLDEDAIRASVRRTRRALVVHDAPLHGGYGGEIVACIAGDLDTFMHLAAPVERLCGLDMPVPFSPGLEAAIIPSVEKIVEKARSMVEWHLTKQHLAEHHPTR; encoded by the coding sequence ATGAAAGACAACACATTCATGATTCAGCAGGGTACTCATGCCCTGACAGTGATGGTGCGCTCGCGCCTCTTTGAAGAAAAACTCGACAACCTTTTTGCTGAAGGTCATCTCCACGGGACAACTCATCTTTCGTCTGGACAAGAGGCGGTGCAAGTGGGCGTCGCCCTTGCTTTGTCCGATGGGGACTGGATTGTACCGACCCATCGTTGTCACGGGCATACCATCGCCCGTGGGGCGTCTCCCTATGCCATGTTCTCCGAGATGTTCGGCTCCGTCCATGGACTGAGCAAGGGACTTGGCGGCTCCATGCACATGACCGACCTTGCCCATGGCAATCCTGGCGGTTCGGCTGTCGTAGGCAGCGGTGTTGCTTTGGCCACTGGCGCCGCCTTGGCAATGAAGCGTCTGGGTCAGAAGAACGTGACGGTCGCTTTCTTTGGGGACGGAGCAAGCAGCCGGGGTGTCATCCATGAAACCATGAACCTGGCATCCTTGTGGAAACTGCCAGTGATTTTCCTCTGTGAGAACAACCAGTATGGGATGAGCGCTCCGGTCGCTTCGGCTGTGTCAGCTCCCTCGATTGCTTCCCGTGGTGCCGCGTATGGCATTCCTTCCTGTACTATTGATGGCAACGATGTCAGCGATGTGTTCCACGCGGTGAGAGATGCCGCTTCCCGCGCCCGTTCTGGAGAAGGTCCGGTTTTGATTGAGGCGGTGACGTACCGGATAGCAGGCCATTCCCGCAATGACAGGAGACGCTACCGGAGCCGTGAGGAAGAAGCTCTCTGGGCTGAGCAAGATCCCATTCTCCGCCTTCGGGATGAGTTGATAGCCTTGGAGCGTTTCGATATGGACGAATGGACAGTCTTGATGGACAGAGAAAGAAAGATGGTGGATGATGCGGCGGAAAAAGCCGAAGCTGACGCCCATGATGTTCTGCCAGTTGAAGAAGCGCAGGCTATGGTATTTGCTCCGCCGTCGGGTAAGAAATGGCCGGACATTGAGCTGTCACATGTCACGACCTACCGGGAAGCGTTGCGTGAGGCGTTATCCCGCTGTATGAAGGCGTGTCCGGAGATGTTCCTGATGGGGGAGGACATAGGCCTCTATGGAGGATGCTTCAAAGTGACCAACGGACTGTGGGACAGTCATGACCATGACCGCATCCTGGAAACACCTGTTTCCGAGGAAGGCTTCACCGGAGTCGCCGCCGGAGCAGCCATGTTCGGACTTAGACCGGTGGTGGAAATCATGTATGGTGATTTCATGACTCTTGCGAGTGATCCGGTGATCAACCATGCGGCCAAGTCATATTTCATGAGTGGGGGACAGCTGCCCTGTCCGCTAGTGATTCGTACCCCTGTCGGATCAGGCAGCGGGCATGGCGCCCAGCATACCCAGAGTCTTGAGGCTATGTTCGTCAACATTCCCGGTCTGAAAGTCGTAGCCCCGGCGACCGTAAAAGATGCGTGTGTCCTGCTTTCTTCCTCAATTGCGGACAATGGGCCGGTAGTCTTTTTGGAGCATCGCATGCTCTATGACATGGAGGGAGAGGTAAGTCAGGGCAGGATGGTGGAACCGTTGGGCAAGGCGGCAGTACGACGCCCCGGCAGTGACATCACCTTGGTTTCTTACAGCCGGGCGGTTCATACCTGTTTGGAGGCTGCCACCCGTCTGGCGGATGAAGGCATTGAGGCGGAAGTAATAGACTTACGTACCTTGGTTCCTTTGGATGAGGATGCTATTCGCGCGTCGGTACGTCGTACCCGCAGGGCGTTGGTCGTCCATGACGCTCCGCTCCATGGGGGATACGGCGGGGAGATTGTTGCCTGCATTGCCGGTGACCTGGACACATTCATGCATCTTGCGGCTCCGGTGGAAAGACTCTGTGGTCTCGACATGCCCGTACCCTTTTCTCCCGGATTGGAGGCGGCTATCATTCCATCGGTGGAAAAAATCGTGGAAAAAGCACGTTCCATGGTAGAATGGCATCTGACGAAACAACATCTGGCAGAACATCATCCAACAAGGTGA
- a CDS encoding flavin reductase, translated as MFQEIDFHNIELNPFTTIGEDGGYLITAGTGESWNTMTASWGGMGILWARPVFFCFIRPQRHTHIFMDRENGFTGSFFGPEMAGALAWCGSHSGRDSDKAHETGLEPVVIDAPDGSERVTFAQANLVFSCTKAAAMPFVPANFVLKDTVEGFYPTKDYHTLFIGFIDSVLARHG; from the coding sequence ATGTTTCAGGAAATCGATTTTCACAATATCGAGTTGAACCCGTTCACCACCATTGGCGAAGATGGCGGTTATCTGATAACGGCGGGTACGGGAGAGTCATGGAACACCATGACGGCATCCTGGGGCGGCATGGGCATCCTCTGGGCTCGCCCTGTCTTTTTCTGCTTCATCCGACCCCAACGTCATACCCATATCTTCATGGATAGGGAAAATGGTTTCACCGGTTCTTTCTTCGGTCCTGAAATGGCCGGAGCATTGGCATGGTGCGGCTCCCATTCGGGACGGGACAGCGACAAAGCGCATGAAACAGGATTGGAGCCCGTGGTGATTGACGCTCCGGATGGTTCTGAAAGGGTGACTTTCGCACAGGCGAATCTGGTGTTTTCCTGCACCAAAGCGGCGGCGATGCCTTTTGTCCCTGCCAATTTCGTCTTGAAAGATACAGTGGAAGGGTTCTATCCCACCAAAGATTACCATACACTGTTCATAGGTTTCATTGATTCAGTGCTTGCGCGCCACGGATGA
- the hpt gene encoding hypoxanthine phosphoribosyltransferase, with translation MYNHPSPTFLDRGVLTCYSLPVRSGTFLIPVPAPWRNMRSSLAIPPLTPDLIQVLIDADSIRRRVDDLARQISRDYADSPQPVILVGVLKGSFIFLADICRRLDIPHVVDFIALSSYGLAGSEQSGNVRMLMDTRENMEGRDVLIVEDILDSGHTLDYLIRNFTARKPRSVKTAVLLDKPDRHVIPVKVDYLGFGIPDVWVVGYGLDYAEKYRTLPYIAEMRPVTA, from the coding sequence ATGTACAATCACCCAAGCCCGACATTCCTTGACAGAGGCGTCCTTACCTGTTATTCCTTACCTGTCCGGAGCGGGACTTTCCTGATTCCCGTTCCCGCGCCCTGGAGGAACATGCGCTCATCCCTTGCCATACCACCCTTGACCCCCGACCTGATTCAGGTACTCATTGACGCGGACAGCATCCGCCGCAGGGTTGACGACCTTGCACGCCAAATCAGCCGGGACTATGCCGACAGCCCCCAGCCTGTAATCCTTGTCGGTGTCCTGAAAGGCTCCTTCATCTTCCTTGCTGACATATGCAGACGCCTTGACATCCCCCATGTGGTCGATTTCATCGCCCTGTCCAGCTACGGCCTGGCAGGTTCCGAACAAAGCGGCAATGTCCGCATGCTGATGGACACGCGGGAGAACATGGAAGGACGCGACGTACTCATCGTCGAGGATATATTGGACAGCGGACATACCCTTGATTACCTGATACGCAACTTCACGGCACGTAAACCACGGTCGGTGAAGACAGCCGTCCTTCTTGACAAGCCGGACAGACATGTCATCCCCGTGAAGGTTGATTACCTGGGCTTTGGTATTCCCGACGTGTGGGTGGTCGGTTATGGCTTGGATTACGCGGAAAAATACCGCACCCTTCCCTATATCGCGGAAATGCGTCCCGTCACCGCCTGA
- a CDS encoding phosphoribosyltransferase translates to MKQERQPLYVTYQDVHRLIKKLAGQVNASGFVPDVIVAIGSGGFIPARILKSFVNRPIYAVGISYYGVADQHRNKPSKIQWIDEVRQNLHDKKILLIDEVDDSRATLGYCIGELLEYNPKEIAVLVLHNKEKQKDVEFPAEITRYFAGAQVEDIWIKYPWDAMDIDEHDALAHSQTTRHDAKATSTQGATR, encoded by the coding sequence ATGAAGCAGGAAAGACAACCATTGTACGTGACCTACCAGGATGTCCACCGCCTGATAAAAAAGCTCGCGGGACAGGTCAACGCATCGGGCTTTGTTCCTGATGTCATCGTGGCAATCGGCAGCGGCGGCTTCATCCCTGCCCGCATCCTCAAGTCATTCGTGAACCGTCCTATCTACGCGGTAGGAATATCCTACTACGGAGTCGCGGATCAACACAGGAACAAACCCTCCAAGATACAATGGATAGATGAGGTCAGGCAGAACCTGCATGACAAGAAAATACTCCTTATCGATGAAGTGGATGACTCCCGCGCCACCCTTGGCTACTGCATTGGCGAACTGCTTGAATACAATCCGAAGGAAATTGCCGTCCTTGTCCTCCATAACAAGGAAAAACAGAAGGATGTGGAATTCCCCGCGGAAATCACCAGATATTTTGCAGGGGCGCAGGTTGAGGACATATGGATAAAATATCCATGGGATGCCATGGACATAGATGAACATGATGCGCTCGCCCACAGTCAGACGACTCGCCATGACGCAAAAGCCACAAGCACGCAAGGAGCGACCAGATGA
- a CDS encoding adenylosuccinate synthase → MSISAVVGAQWGDEGKGRIVDYLAQEADVVVRYQGGDNAGHTVINDKGKFALHIIPSGIFNPATINIVGAGTVVNFDTMATELAALEEKGVDTTNLYIDQRAHLILPFHCLLDGAEEASRSSSWQIGTTKRGIGPCYSDKASRKGIRAMDIMDETRLRTRLEMLLPGKNRELAYFGLPEVTVDEIMNLASAWRIRFGHRITDSVSILRKAVKQDKAILMEGQLGVMRDLDWGIYPYTTSSNPTSGGTCSGAGISPRLIGRVIGVVKAYSTSVGGGPFPTELKDETGDKLRAIGGEYGATTGRPRRCGWFDGVAADYSSWINGFTDIAITKLDVLDTFETLKICTGYMVDGKVVTELPETGGQEKAEPIYEELPGWLVPTTGARAWEDLPPNAQAYIQRIESLSGARASYVSVGPERDQIIVR, encoded by the coding sequence ATGAGCATATCGGCAGTTGTCGGCGCCCAATGGGGCGATGAAGGAAAAGGACGGATAGTGGATTACCTTGCCCAGGAAGCGGATGTCGTAGTCCGCTATCAGGGCGGTGACAACGCCGGTCATACGGTAATCAACGACAAAGGAAAGTTCGCGCTCCACATCATTCCTTCCGGAATCTTCAATCCAGCGACAATAAACATCGTCGGAGCGGGTACCGTGGTCAATTTCGACACCATGGCGACCGAACTTGCGGCGCTTGAAGAAAAAGGCGTCGATACCACGAATCTCTACATCGACCAACGGGCGCACCTGATTCTGCCTTTCCATTGCCTGCTCGATGGCGCGGAAGAAGCCTCCCGTTCATCCTCATGGCAAATTGGCACGACCAAGAGAGGCATAGGACCCTGCTATAGTGATAAAGCCTCCCGCAAGGGAATCCGAGCTATGGACATCATGGATGAGACCCGTCTTCGCACACGCCTTGAAATGCTTTTGCCAGGAAAGAACCGCGAACTGGCGTATTTCGGACTACCCGAAGTCACCGTGGATGAAATCATGAACCTTGCTTCTGCATGGCGCATCCGTTTCGGCCATCGCATAACCGACAGCGTGAGCATCCTCCGCAAGGCGGTCAAGCAAGATAAAGCCATCCTCATGGAAGGACAGCTTGGTGTGATGCGTGACCTCGATTGGGGCATCTATCCCTATACGACGAGCAGCAACCCCACCTCCGGCGGCACATGCAGCGGCGCGGGTATCTCCCCGCGTCTCATAGGCCGTGTCATTGGCGTGGTGAAAGCGTACTCGACCAGTGTCGGCGGCGGGCCATTCCCCACTGAGTTGAAGGATGAGACCGGTGACAAGCTCCGTGCAATTGGCGGAGAATATGGAGCGACTACCGGTCGTCCCCGACGTTGCGGCTGGTTTGATGGAGTCGCGGCCGACTATTCCTCATGGATCAACGGTTTCACTGACATAGCAATCACCAAGCTGGATGTCCTTGATACTTTCGAGACGCTGAAAATCTGCACTGGCTACATGGTTGACGGCAAGGTCGTCACCGAATTGCCGGAGACCGGCGGCCAAGAAAAAGCGGAGCCAATCTACGAGGAACTGCCCGGCTGGCTTGTTCCGACCACCGGAGCCCGCGCATGGGAGGATCTGCCTCCAAACGCCCAGGCATATATCCAGAGAATTGAAAGCCTTTCCGGTGCGCGAGCCTCGTATGTCTCCGTTGGCCCAGAAAGAGACCAAATCATTGTAAGATAA
- a CDS encoding extracellular solute-binding protein encodes MRKPARTTFTRICIIFLVSLLVLFATACGGSSSSKDSATSRSAEKTLYIYNWSYYTPDSVIEAFEKEFGVDVVLDYYASNEEMFAKLMAGGQGYDLILPSGDYVSIMKNLNMLLPLDHSKLPNLVHVGELVRSKATYDPAMEYSVPYYMGAAGVAVNTDFVKGYAKSWDIFADSHYANRMSMLDDMREVLGDALASLGYSVNTKDAAELEQARALVNAKWKPNLVKFDAEGFAKSFSAGEFWIIQGYAEAIFEELPENMWSKVDFFLPEEGGPMYIDSFVIPKGAKNINLAHEFINFIHKPEIYAQFLDRFHFPASVNPDAEQFRTTVPFYTTEEMVDYEQKADLGDYLQEYNRAWETIRYIE; translated from the coding sequence GTGCGCAAACCTGCCAGAACCACTTTCACAAGGATCTGCATCATCTTCCTCGTAAGTCTGCTCGTCCTTTTCGCCACCGCTTGTGGAGGATCTTCATCCTCTAAGGATTCCGCGACATCCCGGTCAGCGGAAAAAACCCTGTACATTTACAACTGGTCCTATTATACCCCGGATTCCGTGATTGAGGCATTCGAGAAGGAATTTGGTGTGGATGTCGTGCTGGACTATTATGCGTCCAACGAAGAGATGTTCGCCAAGCTGATGGCTGGCGGCCAAGGCTATGACCTGATCCTTCCATCGGGTGATTATGTCTCCATCATGAAGAACCTGAACATGCTCCTGCCCCTGGATCACAGCAAGCTTCCCAACCTTGTCCATGTCGGGGAGCTGGTGCGTTCCAAGGCGACCTATGATCCGGCAATGGAATATTCCGTACCCTACTACATGGGCGCTGCCGGCGTCGCGGTCAACACTGACTTTGTGAAGGGCTATGCGAAATCATGGGACATCTTCGCCGACTCCCACTATGCCAACCGCATGTCGATGCTCGATGACATGCGCGAGGTTCTGGGGGACGCCCTGGCATCGTTGGGCTATTCGGTCAACACAAAGGACGCTGCGGAACTGGAGCAGGCCCGCGCTCTGGTCAACGCGAAATGGAAGCCGAACCTGGTGAAGTTCGATGCCGAGGGCTTTGCCAAGAGCTTCTCCGCAGGCGAGTTCTGGATCATCCAGGGATATGCGGAAGCCATCTTCGAAGAATTGCCGGAGAACATGTGGAGCAAGGTTGACTTCTTCCTGCCAGAGGAAGGCGGCCCCATGTACATTGACTCCTTTGTTATTCCCAAGGGAGCCAAGAATATCAACCTGGCTCATGAATTCATCAACTTCATCCACAAGCCGGAAATCTATGCGCAGTTCCTTGACCGTTTCCACTTCCCTGCATCGGTGAATCCTGACGCAGAGCAGTTCCGTACCACGGTGCCCTTCTACACGACCGAAGAAATGGTTGACTACGAACAAAAGGCCGACCTGGGGGATTACCTACAGGAGTACAACCGGGCATGGGAGACGATCCGGTACATTGAATAG